Below is a window of Neodiprion virginianus isolate iyNeoVirg1 chromosome 4, iyNeoVirg1.1, whole genome shotgun sequence DNA.
GATCTAAAATACAATTGCATTTGGCACAGTTAtgaagtttttatttcaatacctGGCTCCTGTTTTCCTTCTTTTATCTGCTTCCGTTTTATGTATGCTAGCATTGGATCCCCTTCTCTTTCCTGTGCTTTGAGTTCTCGCTCCAAATCCGCATCATCCGCGTACCTTGCCAGGGGTTTACTCATCTCGTACAAATCTCTGTCCAGCTTTTCTTTGTGGTCTTCAACTTGCTTCAAACTGTGAATAAGAATGTACGTATCAAATGAAAGTTCCAAAGTTACTTAGATAATGAATAATGGTCTCTTAACTTCGGTAATGTTGcagtaaatattttacttggAAATAAAGGTCAGTAACAacaccaaaaaattcaatcaatgcAATCGTCGAATCAGTATTTTGGATGTATTTATCATCAATGACAATTAGCTTTTCAAAACTGATTGGTTCCACAAAGGCACCCGGTCACAGAGGtatctaaattttcattctcaccATCCCAGATCATACAAGATTGGAACAATCAATTGCTTGGTTGATAGAGCGATTAGATTATCTAGTATCGAATTTCATAACAAGAACCTTTCCTTGATTCATCATGTACTACGCAAGAATAATTATCCACCTGCCCTTCTTAACAAACATATACATAACAAATATAAGTCTATTGTATCTGTTCGTGATTCCAACAACGATAATGAAGTAGCCGTTGCACCTGTTAATCAAAAAAACTTTGCATCTATCCCATATGTTTCTGGTCTATTCGAGTCTTTaagtataattttctcaaaatataatattcaatttgtCAGAAAAAATGCACACGATTTATCGTCTGTGTTTGACTCTGGCAAAGATCTGCTACCCTTGGATAAGCGTTTTTGCGTCGTTTATAAAATTCCTTACAACCAATGTAATTTGTCATACGTAGGACAAACAAGTAGGCAGTTACATACAAGAATTAGTGAACATAAACGAAACATCCATGAGCATGATGATAATTACACAGGTCTGACTGGACACTCGATTGAATTTAATCATGCCTTCAATTGTACTGAACCTAGTATTTTAGATGTTGAGCCCTTTTATTACAAAAGGTTAACAACAACGTGCAACATTGTTGCACATCCTAACGCGGTCAATCTAAGacaagatattgaacatctCAGCGCTATTTACACTTCTGTAATACATCAACCATAACCACTaattaccgactgagcttgctcttGATCTCATCTTcttatgatatttttatatttattgaacTCGCTGTCTCATTGTCTATGCTTCTTACTACTGACTGATTTAGTTCTATTTCCACTGCACGCTGGAGGATCTACATGTTTTAAAATAGAtctttgttcaaaaatttcgtttgtgtgtttaatttgattttattaacCAAGATGAATGCTTGGGAGTTTCGTATCGCAGTTTTTTTGATCTAACACTGGTTTTTTATTGTActttgtttttaaatattgactTCTTCGTGTTgttcttgaaaattgaaatattccaCGTTATTACTAggtaatttcttttcaattatatcGGCAGAAGTTGCCTTGTTAATCTCATAAGTCTCGTTAGatattaattttaagtaaTTCACCTGTGTTacctatttttctttctcgtgaTAGAGGGTTCTGTAAATATATAATCGTTCTGAGCGAGGCCCCCACCTGGaccgaaacaattttttggtgTTGTTACTGACCTTCATTTCcaaggaaaatatttactttttactTAGATAATGTACAAACTTTTGAACGCAAATCTTTGCTTGATCAACAATAATACGTAGCCTGTAGCCCGTAGCCCGGTAAATATGATGTGATTGTAATATTAATCTTTTAACAGCGGAGAAATGTAAGTTGAAATCAACCTTTTATTAgacgtgaaatttataaataagttCTATCAATTTCTTACGTGGAGTCCCTAACCTGACTGCTGGTCCATATATCGATAACTCGACCAGCCCTGTTATAAAGAGGTTAACATATCCATAGAACAACATACCCTCTTCCCCACTGAGCATATTTATTCTCCAATTCTTTCCGCTTTTCATCCTTCTGTTCTTTGTCGCGTCTTTCTGCCGCGAAGTCTCGTCTTCTACCAGTTTTACGATCGCGGAAAATTGGAGCCTGCCCAAAACCAGTTGTCTCTTCACTCATCTGAAAGCAAAAATTGGTACCTTTGTCACATGATAAAGATCTTGAATCATTCTAatatagatttattaaattatcaaataaGAAAAGCAATTTGCAATGCaatagataaattatttcaaagaaatagGCACCtcttgataatttttagaAGTTTTTTGTAATGGTTTGGATTCTGAATCCAAATCTTCATGATTCATCTGAGTCTCCCTAGGTGGACTCAAATCAGGTGCAGAGTCACCTTCATCCTTTCTGGAATGCTTATTTGTTCCTCCCTTTTTGCCATCTCGTCGTCTATCCTGAGGTGATATTGACCGAACTTTATCACCTTCCTTTCTTCTCCTGCTGTTCAATTTTGTTCTATCTTTTCTCGATTGTTGATTACTTCTCTCATGTTCGGATGAATTACTCCTATTACTATGTTTCCCTAATTTGTACTCATCTTTTTCTCTAGAACGTAAAGATTCAAAATGTACAGAAGGAGATGCTTTAGAAGTTCTATTGTAATGCTTGTCATGCCGAGAACTTGTCAATGAATTTTCACGTTGTTTCGAATGTTTAGTacaatcaattctttcagcCTTTGAATTTCTGGGTGGGCTAAGATCAGAGTCCGAGTCTTTTCTAATCCTCCGAGGCAGGCTTAAGTCATTATCCTCAAAATTTAAAGAGAAAGCACTGTGTCGTTTCTTGAATGATTTTCTGCAAATCGATTCATCCAAATCAGAGTTCTTCCGGAATATTCGAGGTTGGCTGCATTTGCTGTCCTCGGAGTTGCAAGGATTTTCAACCCGCCGTTTCTTCTTCGAAGATTTCTTGCACCTAGTTTCATCTGAATCAGAATCCTTTCTGGGCCTGCTAGGTGGACTAGTGTCGTTGTTTTCAGAATCTGAGGAATTGCTTGCAGGGCTGGAAACTGCTCGgctttgtttctttttaaaaGATTTCCTACGTCGAGTGAACTTTTCCAagtcattgtttttttttactctccgAGGTGGACTGAAGTCACTGTCCTCTGAAGCAGGTGGCTTTTCAATCGAACTAGAAACAGAATGTTGACGCAGTTTCTTTGACGATAGTGTCTTACGACTAGATTCTTTCTGGTCGGAATCATTCCTTTGCCTATGAGGTGGACTGCCTTTACCATCATCAGATAGAGAACGATCTCTGGAATTAGGAGCAGGTATTCTGCTTGACTGGCTCATCGCCTCAGATATTCTCTCGTTTCTGTCAATGCTGGTTACAGTTATGTCTCCATCAATATCGTCTGTTATAATTTTCCACCTTTTCTTGTCGGAAAAATCAACTGGACCGCGTTCGTCGACAATACCAGCGATTTGTGGTCCATCTTCCGTGTTGTTGTAAATGTCGAATTCCCCATCTTCTATTGCTCTCATATTTTTAAGATCAATGTCATCGTCAATAATTTTAACACTGgaggaaataaagcaaaatTAATGGATATTATTGCGCTGCAGATTTTAAAATCGTGGGAATTGTATTCCAGGGTCATTGCGATCTAAcctaataaaaattgtattattgcTCGATCAAACAGTCGTACAAGATAACACTTACGTCTTGGACCCGATTttgggtttcttttttttaatcttctttTTGTCCTTGTCGGATGACAGGTATTTCTTCAAATACTCTTTCTGACTTATCATTTTCTTATCCAACGTTGTGTGCGCATAACCTTACAGTTTGTTTTCATCTATACTTATTCATACCTAGGTTCATACCACGGTCTTATAGACAGGTCTGGGTCTCCGGCTGCACGGTCCGGCTGTAAAACCGTGCTCGAAAATGAAGCCGATGTTGTGAATTTTCGCCGCTAGCGCTAGTGAGGGAGCGGCCTACTTAGTACGCATCGTACGAGTCGCCTTCCGCATGCGTTTGCCGGAGCTCACGCATATTAGTTTTACCCTCCATACTGGGCACTCATATCCCTTTgccagccccctgacacacgctgcaaaagtggttcgcaaaatgtccctcgattctgccgccaacctccaccactagtggcgctagtagttgtctgacaagcttgcgcgcggtcagcaagcgtgtcagaagtctactagcgccacttagaggaactaaaaaacggggaGCAAGCGCGTGTCTTTGAGAAAGGTAGAAAATGAGGATTCTGTCTTTCTGAAATACACActaatcttttcaaaatcatttataCAATACCACTTTGTGTCACTAAATCTTAATTTTGTCGTCTctgttttatatttattataatgtaaatagaatttgttttttacagCAAAGTTGAAAGTTGAATTAACCCATAACACCTAACTTACTCAAATTGCACtatcatgaaaaatttcgagtacAAAATGACCGCGTCATATCAGGTGACTTTTGTGCTGATCCTGTGAATAAAGTTGAGCGTGTGTTCAACgatcaataaaaataaggGACGAACTTCACactggaaaattttctttttataataCTAAATTATTCCAATGCCCGTGTTAGTATCCGCAATAATCATAAGTCGGactttattattaaattaaatagGATCTGTCGTCAACTTAAAGTAATAACGGTTACTATCACAGTTGCGGTGATAGTAGGCAACGCCGATGATTAACAAACCTAGTAATACGATGATGACCAGcaacaatattgaaatacCTGAAATAGAAACCAATAGAGTAAGAAATTAGAAATGAGAAGATGCAGTATGAATTGTCAATAAAAACTAAAGGGGGTACAGCCGTCACGGGAAAGGAACTTCTCAAACATTTTTGtagtgaaatatttcaagtggAATGTAAGTTAAAGTTAAATTGATATATGAATACTATTGGTGAATTAAAATCATGAAGAAATTGTTCATACGAAATTCAATATCTATGTTacaaatgtatatacattGAATATATCtcgaaattatttacaaagaTTAGGTCAAATCAATTGCATTTACATGTACTTGTTAATTCTTTACAGATAACTATGTAGACTCGTTTATTAACTTTTTCGCAATCATGGTCTGTTGAACTTTAAATACCTTTTagttaattattcaaaacactagaaaaaaatatagttgtGTCTTATGTTGCCGCAACAGTAATATAGGCAAGTCGTATGTTGAGTCCACTATAAGAAAGCTATAGTAACACTGTGCAGTGATATACCATTAACACGCAAGTCAGAGTATAAATAGGTATACTATCACTGCAATAATGGGAAGTCTGGCATTACGCTCAGCATGTGACGCTTTCATGGATGCACTCTCCATACAGAGAAGTACCGTAAGAAGTTACTTCCAAAATTTCTTTAAACCTTATGAACGTTTTTAATCTCACATAAACTGAGGGATTCTAACTAAACAAGATTTATCTTACCAAATATAGATGGCATGGTAATGTTGTGTGCGTATTGTTCCCAGCCTAGAAGACATTCTTTTGCCCAATCTTTTGGTATCATGTCGTTAGTTAATTCTACAAATTTCCCTAATGGACACGCGACCTCACAGCCTGGCAAAGTTAACAGCCTCGGTTCAGCGGACGTATTTTTGTACGAAATCTAGAATATAGGGTGAAGAATCTGAGGTTGTAATCATTCTAGAAAAAGTTCAACTTGCATGCAAAGCACAGTATACAGGACATGAGGAATTATTCATTATAATGACACCAGTAGAATGTATCCCTACCGTTACAATATACTGTTTCAGTGAGTTCACTCTCAATTCCACAAGGACAGTCGCCGTATATGGGGGACAATGTGGCTCAAATAAATCTAATGTCATCAAAAAGTTTGCCACTGTTGTATCATGGGCGCTGTATATCCATATTTTTCTATTCGGGAATAGTGCATTTTTTGATTTGCTTACTAGGTGATCTACCATTTCACCTAATAATCGTCCTGTCAGGaatcagtgatttttttaatgaaacttCAATTCTCaggaatttattttacacgatTAATATACTTTTCGCATGAATATTTCTACTTGCCTGACTTCAATCTTTGGAGTAGTTTATTGTGAGCTTCTACAGTAAAACTAAAATCCGCTAAAGGTTTTAATTTATCTGGATATACAGATTTTGTCCACTCGGGCAAGGTGCGGTTATACAGAACCTGGAGAAGAATAACATATCGGTTATTTAGCTGAAGTATGATAACAGTCACTACATCCACATTTTAGAAATAATGGAATTATAATAGGAATATTGTTTCTTCATTAAGGGTCCAAAAtttggattgaaaattttttggattttaATCTGCCTGCATACGAATGTTTCTGCTACGGCTGATTAATATTTAGtaatttcttcattcattacgaataaatatttgttcaaGAAAAAGATGTTCCAAGGGTTAAGGGAGTGTCATGGTCGATTTCGATGTTgacgtatatatctccaaatatgGAAGTTCACGTACCTCAAATGTGAAAAAGGGCTTGACAGCCCCATCCTATATACAATTCTGAACAGAAACACTcaaacacattttcatttcatgcaGAAATAACGAAATGGCATGAATTATACGAATTTACTATAACGATTTCATAGAATCCATGCcacttctttatttctgcacggattgaaaatatgttagagtgtttttattcagaattgTACATAGAATGGGGCTATTAAGCAGTTTTTCATGTTTGAGATACATGGACTTGGATATTTGGAGATACGTACATCAACATCGAAATCAACTAGGGCACCAACTTAAATGCTAGCAGAAAATCTAGTATTTAAAAGCAAAACAAATTTGCAGCCTTTTGTGCAACAtgagaaaagtaaaatattagATGTTAAATAATTGTGATACATAATTTATCAATCATTTGCAATTGCGTATTATGACATTAACATGGTTATCAATTCACTGGTAAGATATCGAATTGCACAAGAATTGTCTCTAGAGGTTATTtaattcttttctgtataCTCTGTTCATTTGTGTATCATCATTCAAGGCCAAGCTACGATTATGCCACAAGGTACAGATAGTGGACTCACAGGATGGTAATTGTACTATGACCGACAAACacattagttttttttatttcagtgtACACGTTTTTGCAATGAAGAATACTGATTAGACTTTGTACAGAGTGATCGACACTCTTCTCTAACAGTAAACTTCCATTTATGTTACGTAGAATAATATTCTTATTATAACTTCTTTTCACTGTAAATCTTTACATCATAAAAGATAAAATATCTTGATAAAATAGCATCATTGATTATTGATATGtgtaatgaaatgaataaaatcctcattattttgattcatttttgattttttttttatctgacAGCAAACTTTTTctaatatgtgaaaaaaatttttggcccAGATATTGCATTTCATGAACAACTTATGCTCGTGAAAATTAGCAAGAACTGTTTAATTAAACGAAGCTCTAACTGTATTATAAAACTCGATTAATAAATCtaccaaaagaaaaaaaagacataaGTAAATATTCCTGTCAAACTGGAGAATTGGTATTCAAGATATGCAATGATTAATTACCTCAATAAATAGCGTATTATATATGCCACTAACGTCACTGACAGATTGAACCATAGTACCAGCTTTTTTGCTCAAATAATTGTACAGTTCTTGGTTATCATCATCAATTTTCCTGATCTCGGGGGAGTTCATAACATTTTGCAACTCCATTTCATACTTTGGGCAGTATTTTTTGCTTGCCAGCAAGCTGTCCTCAAGTTCAGGTATAGTATGGACCGGTATAGGCATCCACTTAAGTTTGTCCCAAACTTGATCTCCTTCAGGTGGATAAAGACCAGCCAAATTAGCCTCTGCGGACATCAGCGTCCTGTCAATGTCTGTACTTTGTACATATACATCATAAGGAGTATAACATTCTGGCAGTAAATGCGAATAACGTTCTCTAAACCAACGACCAAGCCTGAGATGCTGACTTTTTCCAACctgaaatatttaaacaatttgtgTCTGACTTTAGTCGAATCGGTGGATTTGGATCTTTGAATGATATTTAAACCATTGCAGAATTAGGAAGCCTATACTGGATCAACGACTtctgaaagaaataaatacaaGTTTTCCAGTCGTTTCTCATGTAACCTGTTGTTTGTCTTTTGTACCGCTTTCATAATATTGACATATCAAAATTGACAAATCACACATACAGTTTAAAAACGTTTTGAGTTCACTAACTAAAGGCCATTTCTCATTGATACCGACTTCATGGTCAATCTCAGCCACTGACTTTTGAGTGTTTATTATCAAATGATAAGAACAGTAAAATCAATAAGATAGTCGAGATTGATAGCGTATTAATAGGCCGTTTACTTACATTGGTAAGTTGACCAAAAGGTACAGGCCATAAGGTTTCGTTACCCCAAGGATCAGTGGGATAAGGGTCGACAGGTGTCCGGTCTCCATGTCTGAAGAGCTGGAGAAAAGAAGTGCGATAGGATAGAAGTCGATACAAAAATTAGAAGCCAGATATTACAAAGGAATACTTACAATGTTTGCGAAGACTATGGTTCCTAGATCAACATTTTTGCTGTAGGCCGATGAGGCGCCGAAAACAATGCAAGTGGTCACCACCGCTACGACCGCTTCGACGGTTCGCATATTGCAACGAGTATTCGCGAACAAAAATGGAAATCCGgtatattttaaaatatgGTAAATTACATGTGTGCACCAGAGATACGAATCCGTCAAGCTGGAGAAATTTTCTGCGAGGTGATAAACTGCTCCCACCACTCACTTCCGCGGTTTTGCTAATA
It encodes the following:
- the LOC124303641 gene encoding prostatic acid phosphatase-like is translated as MRTVEAVVAVVTTCIVFGASSAYSKNVDLGTIVFANILFRHGDRTPVDPYPTDPWGNETLWPVPFGQLTNVGKSQHLRLGRWFRERYSHLLPECYTPYDVYVQSTDIDRTLMSAEANLAGLYPPEGDQVWDKLKWMPIPVHTIPELEDSLLASKKYCPKYEMELQNVMNSPEIRKIDDDNQELYNYLSKKAGTMVQSVSDVSGIYNTLFIEVLYNRTLPEWTKSVYPDKLKPLADFSFTVEAHNKLLQRLKSGRLLGEMVDHLVSKSKNALFPNRKIWIYSAHDTTVANFLMTLDLFEPHCPPYTATVLVELRVNSLKQYIVTISYKNTSAEPRLLTLPGCEVACPLGKFVELTNDMIPKDWAKECLLGWEQYAHNITMPSIFGISILLLVIIVLLGLLIIGVAYYHRNCDSNRYYFKLTTDPI
- the LOC124302488 gene encoding BUD13 homolog; amino-acid sequence: MISQKEYLKKYLSSDKDKKKIKKKKPKIGSKTVKIIDDDIDLKNMRAIEDGEFDIYNNTEDGPQIAGIVDERGPVDFSDKKRWKIITDDIDGDITVTSIDRNERISEAMSQSSRIPAPNSRDRSLSDDGKGSPPHRQRNDSDQKESSRKTLSSKKLRQHSVSSSIEKPPASEDSDFSPPRRVKKNNDLEKFTRRRKSFKKKQSRAVSSPASNSSDSENNDTSPPSRPRKDSDSDETRCKKSSKKKRRVENPCNSEDSKCSQPRIFRKNSDLDESICRKSFKKRHSAFSLNFEDNDLSLPRRIRKDSDSDLSPPRNSKAERIDCTKHSKQRENSLTSSRHDKHYNRTSKASPSVHFESLRSREKDEYKLGKHSNRSNSSEHERSNQQSRKDRTKLNSRRRKEGDKVRSISPQDRRRDGKKGGTNKHSRKDEGDSAPDLSPPRETQMNHEDLDSESKPLQKTSKNYQEMSEETTGFGQAPIFRDRKTGRRRDFAAERRDKEQKDEKRKELENKYAQWGRGLKQVEDHKEKLDRDLYEMSKPLARYADDADLERELKAQEREGDPMLAYIKRKQIKEGKQEPEKPKYQGPFMPNRFGIQPGYRWDGVDRSNGYEKKWFDAQNARKAVQEEAYKWSTADM